One genomic region from Streptomyces sp. NBC_00582 encodes:
- a CDS encoding SNF2-related protein codes for MSEISELARCQAVFVPGVPARSGVVAFWRSAGDGPPPVPSGVASAAVGDVTVVQADEAGVSLARVPALLMPLPDALPVLARARVAEEGHRATVFWGAASLLALHCVARGLLLPGLSPQDHDAWRMGPLGPGDVEAVRRLAASMPPEAHCVPVDTDPPLRLPDPERLLRAFLDAVADALPRSPAAPLVTGGPAYAAPEPRQLPELRPWAADVAAGHDAGVRVSLRIEVTGIEPSWTEAPVGGRPAPVDRSGATAAEEDGEAAARFRAVPQVHSASDPALVVDAAEIWGEAEAASGEFGARARVDALLALRRAARAWPSLTPLLSATVPDAVDLVEEEVAELLGEGARALAAAGVEVHWPRELAPRLTARAVVGPPEDGTQSDGFGADTPSFLSADALLSFTWRFAVGDQQLTRAELDRLAEANRPLVRLRDRWVLIDPQEVRRARARQDGKVTPVEALGAALTGSTEVDGRQVEVRPAGRLAALRERLTDPGAQEPVEQPAALAATLRDYQRRGLDWLARNTSLGLGCCLADDMGLGKTITLISLHLHRRTDPSAAGPTLVVCPTSLVGNWQREIERFAPGTPVRRFHGPRRALDGLADGEFVLTTYGTLRLDAGRLGEVPWGLVVADEAQHVKNPYSATARALRTLGARARVALTGTPVENNLSELWAILDWTTPGLLGRLGTFRRRYARGVESGGDPAAAERLSRLVAPFLLRRRKSDPGIAPELPPKTETDRPVSLSREQAGLYEAVVRETLAAIAEADDMARRGLIVKLLTGLKQICNHPAQYLKEERPGAAGRSGKLELLDELLDTILSEGAGVLLFTQYMGMARLLERHLAARGVPTLFLHGGTPVAEREAMVRRFQGGEVPVFLLSLKAAGTGLNLTRAEHVVHYDRWWNPAVEAQATDRAYRIGQTRPVQVHRLIAEGTIEDRIAEMLRRKQGLADAVLGSGEAAFTELTDTELAELVELRGGMR; via the coding sequence GTGTCCGAGATCTCCGAACTGGCCCGGTGTCAGGCCGTCTTCGTGCCCGGCGTCCCGGCCCGCTCCGGCGTCGTCGCCTTCTGGCGGTCCGCGGGGGACGGTCCCCCTCCTGTCCCCTCCGGCGTTGCTTCGGCGGCCGTCGGGGACGTGACGGTCGTCCAGGCCGACGAGGCCGGGGTGAGCCTCGCGCGCGTGCCTGCCCTCCTGATGCCGCTGCCGGACGCCCTGCCGGTGCTGGCACGCGCGCGTGTCGCCGAGGAAGGGCACAGGGCGACGGTGTTCTGGGGCGCGGCGTCCCTGCTGGCCCTGCACTGTGTCGCACGGGGACTGCTGCTGCCCGGCCTGTCCCCGCAGGACCACGATGCCTGGCGGATGGGCCCCCTCGGACCGGGCGACGTCGAGGCGGTCCGCCGGCTGGCCGCCTCCATGCCGCCCGAGGCGCACTGCGTGCCCGTCGACACCGACCCGCCCCTGCGGCTGCCGGATCCGGAGCGGCTGCTGCGGGCCTTCCTGGACGCGGTCGCCGACGCGCTGCCCCGCTCCCCCGCCGCACCGCTCGTGACGGGCGGCCCGGCCTACGCGGCCCCTGAGCCGCGCCAGCTGCCGGAGCTGCGCCCATGGGCCGCCGATGTCGCCGCGGGCCACGACGCGGGCGTCAGGGTCTCGCTGCGGATCGAGGTGACCGGGATCGAACCGTCGTGGACCGAGGCCCCGGTCGGGGGGCGACCGGCCCCGGTCGACCGCTCAGGGGCAACCGCGGCCGAGGAAGACGGCGAGGCGGCGGCACGCTTCCGGGCCGTTCCCCAGGTGCACAGTGCGAGCGATCCCGCGCTCGTCGTGGACGCCGCCGAGATCTGGGGCGAAGCGGAGGCCGCGAGCGGGGAGTTCGGTGCACGCGCGCGTGTGGACGCCCTGCTCGCCCTGCGCCGCGCGGCACGGGCCTGGCCGTCGCTCACGCCGCTGCTGTCGGCCACGGTCCCGGATGCCGTCGATCTCGTCGAGGAGGAGGTCGCCGAACTGCTCGGGGAGGGGGCGCGGGCACTCGCGGCGGCGGGGGTCGAGGTGCACTGGCCGAGGGAGCTGGCACCCAGGCTGACGGCCCGCGCGGTCGTGGGTCCGCCCGAGGACGGCACGCAGAGCGACGGCTTCGGCGCGGACACACCGTCGTTCCTGTCCGCGGACGCGTTGCTCTCGTTCACCTGGCGATTCGCGGTGGGCGACCAGCAGCTCACCCGTGCGGAACTGGACCGTCTCGCCGAGGCCAACCGGCCCCTCGTACGGCTGCGCGACCGGTGGGTCCTGATCGACCCGCAGGAAGTGCGCCGGGCCCGCGCACGGCAGGACGGCAAGGTGACGCCCGTCGAGGCGCTCGGCGCGGCGCTGACGGGCTCCACCGAGGTGGACGGCCGGCAGGTCGAGGTGCGGCCGGCGGGCCGGCTCGCGGCCCTGCGGGAGCGGCTGACGGATCCGGGGGCGCAGGAGCCGGTGGAGCAGCCCGCCGCCCTGGCCGCCACGCTGCGCGACTACCAGCGGCGCGGTCTGGACTGGCTGGCGCGGAACACCTCGCTCGGGCTCGGCTGCTGTCTGGCCGACGACATGGGGCTCGGCAAGACCATCACGCTGATCAGCCTGCACCTGCACCGCCGGACGGACCCCTCGGCCGCCGGTCCGACCCTGGTGGTCTGTCCGACGTCCCTGGTGGGCAACTGGCAGCGCGAGATCGAGCGGTTCGCTCCCGGAACGCCGGTGCGCCGCTTCCACGGGCCGCGCCGCGCGCTGGACGGCCTGGCGGACGGGGAGTTCGTGCTGACCACCTACGGCACCCTGAGGCTGGACGCGGGCCGGCTCGGGGAGGTGCCGTGGGGGCTGGTCGTGGCGGACGAGGCGCAGCATGTGAAGAACCCGTACTCGGCGACCGCGCGGGCACTGCGCACCCTCGGCGCACGCGCGCGCGTGGCGCTGACGGGCACGCCGGTGGAGAACAATCTGTCGGAGCTGTGGGCGATCCTCGACTGGACGACACCGGGTCTGCTGGGCCGGCTGGGCACGTTCCGCAGGCGGTACGCGCGCGGGGTGGAGAGCGGCGGGGATCCGGCCGCCGCCGAGCGGCTGTCCCGGCTCGTGGCGCCGTTCCTGCTGCGCCGCCGCAAGTCGGACCCGGGGATCGCCCCCGAGCTGCCGCCCAAGACCGAGACCGATCGCCCCGTGTCGCTCAGCAGGGAGCAGGCGGGGCTGTACGAGGCGGTGGTGCGCGAGACGCTCGCGGCGATCGCCGAGGCCGACGACATGGCGCGGCGCGGGTTGATCGTGAAGCTTCTGACCGGCCTCAAACAGATCTGCAACCATCCGGCGCAGTACCTCAAGGAGGAGCGTCCGGGGGCTGCCGGGCGCTCCGGCAAGCTGGAGCTGCTGGACGAGTTGCTGGACACGATCCTCTCCGAGGGGGCGGGCGTCCTGCTCTTCACGCAGTACATGGGCATGGCACGGCTGCTGGAGCGGCATCTGGCGGCGCGGGGCGTGCCGACGCTGTTCCTGCACGGCGGGACGCCCGTGGCCGAGCGGGAGGCGATGGTGCGGCGCTTCCAAGGCGGCGAGGTTCCGGTGTTCCTGCTGTCGTTGAAGGCGGCGGGCACCGGCCTCAACCTCACGCGCGCGGAGCATGTCGTGCACTACGACCGCTGGTGGAACCCCGCGGTGGAGGCGCAGGCGACCGACCGGGCGTACCGCATCGGACAGACCCGGCCCGTGCAGGTCCACCGGCTGATCGCCGAGGGCACGATCGAGGACCGGATCGCGGAGATGCTGCGCCGCAAGCAGGGCTTGGCCGATGCCGTCCTGGGGTCGGGCGAGGCGGCGTTCACGGAACTGACGGACACCGAGCTGGCGGAACTGGTCGAGCTGCGCGGGGGCATGCGATGA
- a CDS encoding roadblock/LC7 domain-containing protein gives MIQDPSAKSAQPSGELDWLLDDLVMRVSEVRHAVVLSNDGLAVGASTGLTREDAEHLAAVASGFHSLAKGAGRHFGAGGVRQTMVEMDDGFLFVAAAGDGSCLAVLTAVTADIGLVAYEMARLVKRVGEHLFTPPRLAARPPAAG, from the coding sequence ATGATCCAGGACCCGAGCGCGAAGTCGGCCCAGCCGTCCGGCGAACTCGACTGGCTGCTGGACGACTTGGTGATGCGCGTCAGCGAGGTACGGCACGCCGTGGTGCTGTCCAACGACGGACTCGCCGTCGGCGCCTCCACCGGCCTCACCCGCGAGGACGCCGAACACCTCGCGGCCGTGGCCTCCGGCTTCCACAGCCTCGCCAAGGGCGCGGGCCGCCACTTCGGCGCCGGCGGAGTCCGCCAGACCATGGTGGAGATGGACGACGGCTTCCTGTTCGTGGCCGCCGCCGGAGACGGCTCCTGCCTCGCCGTGCTCACCGCCGTGACCGCCGACATCGGCCTGGTCGCCTACGAGATGGCGCGACTGGTGAAACGGGTCGGCGAACATCTGTTCACCCCGCCGCGTCTCGCCGCGCGGCCGCCCGCCGCCGGATGA
- a CDS encoding PPOX class F420-dependent oxidoreductase — translation MAQKMTDDEWRAFVSHGTRTGKLSTVRADGRPHVAPIWFLIDGDEVVFNTGKGTVKGRNLARDGRVALCVDDDRPPFGFVVLEGRARISEDLGELRHWATRIAGRYMGEERAEEFGARNGVPGELLVRVAVDKVLAWKSLAG, via the coding sequence ATGGCGCAGAAGATGACCGACGACGAATGGCGGGCGTTCGTCTCGCACGGCACCCGCACGGGAAAACTGTCCACGGTGCGGGCCGACGGCCGTCCGCACGTGGCACCCATCTGGTTCCTGATCGACGGGGACGAGGTCGTGTTCAACACGGGCAAGGGGACGGTGAAGGGGCGCAATCTGGCACGGGACGGCCGGGTCGCGCTGTGTGTGGACGACGACCGGCCGCCGTTCGGCTTCGTGGTCCTGGAGGGCCGGGCCCGGATCTCGGAGGATCTCGGCGAGCTCCGGCACTGGGCGACCCGTATCGCCGGCCGGTACATGGGCGAGGAGCGTGCCGAGGAGTTCGGCGCGCGCAACGGCGTACCCGGCGAGCTGCTGGTGCGGGTCGCTGTCGACAAGGTGCTGGCCTGGAAGTCCCTCGCCGGCTGA
- a CDS encoding roadblock/LC7 domain-containing protein, producing MAQNQGLGWLLDDLTERVDHVRHALVLSNDGLVAGASTGLRREDAEHLAAVSSGLHSLAKGSGRHFGAGQVRQTMIEFDDALLFVTAAGSGSCLCVLSGAQADMGQIAYEMTLLVSRVGEHLTVDARQPDRAPLEDL from the coding sequence ATGGCGCAGAACCAGGGGCTGGGATGGCTGCTGGACGACCTGACCGAGCGCGTCGACCACGTCCGCCACGCGCTGGTCCTGTCCAACGACGGACTGGTGGCGGGCGCGAGCACCGGACTGCGCCGCGAGGACGCCGAGCACCTCGCCGCGGTCTCGTCCGGACTGCACAGCCTGGCCAAGGGATCCGGACGCCACTTCGGAGCCGGTCAGGTACGCCAGACCATGATCGAGTTCGATGACGCGCTGCTGTTCGTCACCGCGGCGGGATCGGGTAGCTGCCTGTGCGTGCTCAGCGGCGCGCAGGCCGACATGGGCCAGATCGCCTACGAGATGACCCTGCTCGTCAGCCGGGTCGGCGAGCACCTCACCGTGGACGCCCGCCAGCCCGATCGGGCTCCGCTCGAAGACCTCTGA
- a CDS encoding DUF6397 family protein, translating to MSGNTVAPQQTLACSASRAARELGLKRGEFDLAVHLGRIRTMPDEGGGGRRVVARAELDRLLRSTEELREHVRVVGTGEAAALMQVPASRFTRLARLGLVVPVKFYLNRYRAVVWLYLAEELQQFTAEQSNAFLLKGRTPESLRAQMAAGRDLRARNWRGRHLGFLLRLADDPWQRAGAVAAFLDPLQIAEIVKDPYERSHLNRFRPGPPAHGAPGSPAAHLVEKIVTAEDPDEIAWLRADLESTLDEARTHQPAPRPAPSHPGEKPKTPQRPPRSPRGLLSRLRRGGA from the coding sequence ATGTCCGGAAACACCGTCGCACCACAGCAGACCCTCGCCTGCTCCGCGAGCCGCGCGGCTCGGGAACTGGGCCTCAAGCGCGGCGAGTTCGATCTCGCCGTGCACCTGGGCCGCATCAGGACCATGCCCGACGAGGGCGGAGGGGGCCGCCGGGTGGTGGCCCGTGCGGAGCTCGACCGACTGCTTCGTTCGACGGAGGAACTGCGCGAGCACGTCCGGGTCGTCGGCACCGGTGAGGCGGCCGCCCTCATGCAGGTACCGGCCTCCCGGTTCACCCGCCTGGCACGGCTGGGGCTGGTCGTGCCCGTGAAGTTCTACCTGAACCGCTACCGGGCCGTCGTCTGGCTGTATCTCGCCGAAGAACTGCAGCAGTTCACCGCCGAACAGAGCAACGCCTTCCTGCTCAAGGGCCGGACACCCGAATCCCTGCGGGCCCAGATGGCGGCAGGCCGGGATCTCAGGGCCCGCAACTGGCGAGGACGTCACCTGGGCTTCCTGCTCCGCCTGGCCGACGACCCCTGGCAGCGGGCCGGGGCCGTGGCCGCGTTCCTCGACCCCCTCCAGATCGCCGAGATCGTCAAGGACCCCTACGAGCGCTCCCACCTGAACCGGTTCCGGCCCGGACCACCCGCCCACGGGGCCCCGGGCAGCCCGGCCGCCCACCTCGTCGAGAAGATCGTCACGGCCGAGGACCCGGACGAGATCGCCTGGCTGCGGGCCGACCTGGAATCCACTCTGGACGAGGCCCGCACCCACCAGCCCGCGCCGCGCCCGGCGCCGTCACACCCCGGCGAGAAACCCAAGACGCCACAGCGCCCCCCTCGCTCGCCCCGCGGCCTGCTGAGCCGGCTCCGCCGCGGCGGAGCCTGA
- a CDS encoding class I SAM-dependent methyltransferase produces MSDDHTHVQEFFTARAADWDTRFPDDGPVYAAAVAELGLREGDRVLDAGCGTGRALTPLRAAVGPSGVVMGADLTPAMLQAAVRAGRDRAGRLMIADVAALPLRDESLDAVFAAGLIAHLPSPAENLRELARVVRPGGVLALFHPIGRAALAARQGRRITPEDLRAEPNLRPLLAGSGWRMTSYVDEDDRFLTLAVREG; encoded by the coding sequence ATGAGCGACGACCACACACATGTCCAGGAGTTCTTCACCGCCCGCGCGGCGGACTGGGACACCCGTTTCCCCGACGACGGCCCCGTCTACGCGGCAGCGGTCGCCGAGCTCGGTCTGCGCGAGGGGGACCGCGTGCTGGACGCGGGCTGCGGCACCGGAAGGGCCCTGACGCCGCTGCGCGCGGCCGTGGGGCCCTCCGGAGTGGTCATGGGGGCCGATCTGACCCCGGCCATGCTCCAGGCCGCCGTACGGGCCGGACGCGACCGTGCCGGGCGGCTGATGATCGCCGACGTCGCCGCGCTCCCCCTGCGGGACGAGTCGCTGGACGCGGTGTTCGCGGCGGGGCTCATCGCCCACCTTCCCAGCCCGGCGGAGAACCTGCGGGAACTGGCCCGGGTGGTGCGGCCGGGCGGTGTGCTCGCGCTGTTCCATCCCATCGGGCGGGCCGCGCTCGCCGCCCGGCAGGGGCGGCGGATCACGCCCGAGGACCTGCGCGCCGAGCCGAACCTGCGCCCCTTGCTGGCCGGTTCCGGCTGGCGCATGACGTCGTACGTCGACGAGGACGACCGTTTCCTGACCCTGGCCGTCCGGGAGGGCTGA
- a CDS encoding sensor histidine kinase, with the protein MRTPRRTPTTGAEAPPPVRGRRAHAGPPADEGPDEQSGPSAGVAPARAGRRHLRPRTVRAKIVCLLMVPVVSLLALWAYATVSTAQDISRLRQLQRVDSEVRTPVAAAVAALQNERVAAVRHATEPATVRDDDLTSLAERTDAAVAALRLGDHSTVADGQDLPAGVAQRLEAFVSGAEGLRPLRTALLDGDADWREAYDRYTATISAAFQVDGALSGIQDAELGSDARVLLEFSRAGEALAQEDAVLAGARLAGRLDGERLRLFTGAVGTRRTLTGSAVADLRGPQRTTWQRLADGSAYAALAATEDRVLRSGPGAKAVAAASEATWDTAHARVRDGMRGIEAAAGRDVAERADPFTRGVLTPAGAAVLFGLAAVAASLVISVRIGRGLVVELVSLRNGALEIARRKLPEAMRRLRAGDEIDIRAEAPPGPPAEDETGQVAEALTTVHRAALRAAVERAELASGISGVFVNLARRSQVLVHRQLSLLDSMERRSDDPDELSDLFRLDHLTTRMRRHAESLIILSGAAPGRAWRKPVSLTNVVRAAVSEVEDYARVEVRQLPETSVVGAAVADLTHLLAELVENAAQFSPPHTRVRITGEPVGNGYAVEVEDRGLGMGKETLTEANRRIAQSEALDLFDSDRLGLFVVSRLSARHGVKVHLRTSPYGGTTAVVLLPTALLHGGKPERSVREAAEVEPSAERAYARVPAPDRPTFEHEPVAAPADRPALVAPVRAAAGPAAADPPPPGVTALRLHRPPDDSDGSDDLPRRVRQAHLAPQLRRPLAEETTREPRPRDDGRTPELVRDRMAAYRAGWARGGGRQPGRGATPDPAPGSDSSEGDPA; encoded by the coding sequence ATGCGTACACCCCGTAGGACCCCCACGACCGGCGCCGAGGCGCCGCCCCCGGTGCGCGGGCGCCGTGCCCACGCCGGGCCGCCCGCCGACGAGGGCCCGGACGAACAGTCCGGCCCGTCGGCCGGCGTCGCACCCGCGCGCGCGGGACGCCGGCACCTCCGGCCGCGCACCGTGCGGGCCAAGATCGTCTGTCTGCTGATGGTGCCGGTCGTCTCCCTGCTGGCCCTGTGGGCGTACGCCACCGTCAGCACCGCCCAGGACATCTCCCGCCTGCGCCAGTTGCAGCGCGTCGACTCCGAGGTCCGCACCCCCGTCGCGGCGGCGGTGGCCGCCCTGCAGAACGAGCGGGTGGCCGCCGTACGCCACGCGACCGAACCCGCCACGGTGCGGGACGACGACCTCACAAGCCTCGCGGAGCGCACGGACGCGGCCGTGGCCGCGCTCCGCCTCGGCGACCACAGCACGGTCGCCGACGGCCAGGACCTGCCCGCCGGAGTCGCCCAGAGGCTAGAGGCGTTCGTCTCCGGAGCCGAAGGCCTGCGTCCCCTGCGGACCGCGCTGCTCGACGGCGACGCCGACTGGCGGGAGGCCTACGACCGGTACACGGCCACGATCTCGGCGGCCTTCCAGGTCGACGGCGCGCTCTCCGGGATCCAGGACGCCGAACTCGGCTCCGACGCGCGCGTGCTGCTCGAGTTCTCCCGCGCGGGCGAGGCGCTGGCCCAGGAGGACGCCGTCCTCGCGGGCGCCCGCCTGGCCGGCCGCCTCGACGGCGAGCGACTGCGGCTGTTCACCGGCGCCGTCGGCACCCGCCGTACCCTCACCGGATCGGCCGTCGCCGACCTGCGCGGCCCCCAACGCACCACCTGGCAGCGCCTCGCCGACGGCAGCGCCTACGCGGCCCTCGCCGCCACAGAGGACCGTGTCCTCAGGAGCGGACCGGGAGCGAAAGCGGTTGCGGCCGCCTCGGAGGCCACCTGGGACACGGCCCACGCGCGCGTGCGGGACGGAATGCGCGGCATCGAGGCGGCCGCGGGCCGCGATGTCGCCGAGCGCGCCGACCCCTTCACCCGCGGGGTGCTCACCCCGGCGGGCGCCGCGGTCCTGTTCGGCCTCGCCGCCGTCGCCGCCTCGCTCGTCATCTCCGTGCGCATCGGCCGCGGACTCGTCGTCGAACTCGTCAGCCTGCGCAACGGCGCCCTGGAGATCGCCCGGCGCAAACTCCCCGAGGCCATGCGAAGGCTCCGCGCCGGAGACGAGATCGACATCCGTGCCGAGGCCCCGCCCGGACCTCCGGCCGAGGACGAGACCGGCCAGGTCGCCGAGGCACTGACCACCGTGCACCGGGCCGCGCTGCGGGCCGCGGTGGAGCGCGCCGAACTCGCCAGCGGCATCTCCGGTGTGTTCGTGAACCTCGCCCGCCGCAGCCAGGTCCTGGTCCACCGCCAACTGAGCCTCCTGGACAGTATGGAGCGCCGCTCGGACGACCCGGACGAGCTGAGCGACCTCTTCCGGCTCGACCACCTCACCACCCGTATGCGCCGCCACGCGGAGAGCCTGATCATCCTCTCGGGCGCCGCGCCCGGCCGGGCCTGGCGCAAGCCCGTCTCCCTGACCAACGTCGTCCGTGCCGCGGTCTCCGAGGTCGAGGACTACGCGCGCGTGGAGGTACGGCAGCTTCCCGAGACGTCCGTAGTCGGCGCCGCCGTCGCCGACCTCACCCATCTGCTCGCCGAACTCGTCGAGAACGCGGCCCAGTTCTCACCGCCGCACACGCGCGTGCGCATCACCGGCGAACCCGTCGGCAACGGCTACGCCGTCGAGGTGGAGGACCGCGGACTGGGCATGGGCAAGGAGACCCTCACCGAGGCCAACCGGCGCATCGCGCAGTCCGAGGCGCTCGACCTGTTCGACAGCGACCGGCTCGGACTGTTCGTCGTGAGCCGGCTCTCCGCCCGCCACGGCGTCAAGGTGCACCTGCGGACCTCGCCCTACGGCGGCACCACCGCGGTCGTCCTGCTGCCGACGGCCCTGCTGCACGGCGGGAAGCCGGAACGTTCCGTCCGGGAGGCCGCCGAGGTCGAGCCGTCCGCGGAACGCGCGTACGCGCGGGTGCCCGCACCCGACCGGCCGACGTTCGAACACGAGCCCGTCGCCGCGCCCGCCGACCGGCCCGCCCTGGTGGCCCCCGTCCGGGCCGCCGCCGGACCGGCCGCCGCCGACCCGCCGCCCCCGGGAGTCACCGCCTTGCGTCTGCACCGCCCCCCGGACGACTCCGACGGATCGGACGACCTCCCGCGCCGGGTGCGGCAGGCACACCTCGCCCCCCAGCTGCGCAGGCCGCTCGCCGAGGAGACGACTCGGGAGCCCCGGCCGCGCGACGACGGGCGCACACCCGAACTCGTCCGGGACCGGATGGCCGCCTACCGGGCCGGCTGGGCACGCGGCGGCGGCAGGCAACCCGGCCGGGGCGCCACCCCGGATCCCGCACCGGGCAGCGACAGCAGCGAAGGAGACCCCGCATGA
- a CDS encoding DUF742 domain-containing protein yields the protein MTEDMTGVPQELGSQWYDNEAGPLVRPYAMTGGRTKPGPTGVRFDLIALVTLDPGAPGAEDLAVGPEHRALLDLCRTETQSVAELAAGADLPVGVVRVLLGDLLEHGCVTVSRPVPPAHLPDERILREVIEGLRAL from the coding sequence ATGACCGAGGACATGACCGGCGTCCCGCAGGAGCTGGGCAGCCAGTGGTACGACAACGAGGCCGGCCCCCTGGTCCGCCCGTACGCCATGACGGGCGGACGCACCAAACCCGGCCCCACCGGAGTGCGCTTCGATCTGATCGCCCTGGTCACCCTGGACCCGGGGGCGCCCGGCGCGGAGGACCTGGCCGTCGGGCCCGAGCACCGGGCCCTCCTCGACCTGTGCCGGACGGAGACGCAGTCGGTCGCCGAACTCGCGGCGGGCGCGGACCTGCCCGTGGGCGTGGTCCGGGTCCTGCTCGGCGACCTTCTGGAACACGGCTGCGTCACCGTCAGCCGGCCGGTCCCGCCCGCACACCTGCCCGACGAACGCATCCTGCGCGAGGTGATCGAAGGGCTGCGGGCCCTGTAG
- a CDS encoding MHYT domain-containing protein: MGHLDHAAFGWLTPVLSYAMACTGAALGLRCTVRALGATGRSRRNWLITAASAIGTGIWTMHFVAMLGFAVSGTDIRYDVPLTVLSLLVAMVVVCAGVFAVGHSRDRTRALLLGGLTTGVGVASMHYLGMAAVRLHGDVSYDPTLVAVSVLIAVVAATAALWAALNIKSPIAVTVASLVMGAAVSSMHYTGMFAVSVHVTPSGAALPGATAMQFIFPLAVGLGSYLFLTSAFVALSPTTGEREASASAQQPVESGAGRRPAPTA; encoded by the coding sequence ATGGGACACCTGGACCACGCCGCCTTCGGCTGGCTGACCCCCGTGCTGTCGTACGCGATGGCCTGCACAGGCGCCGCCCTCGGGCTGCGCTGCACCGTGCGTGCCCTCGGCGCCACGGGGCGCTCGCGCCGCAACTGGCTGATCACCGCAGCCTCCGCGATCGGCACCGGCATCTGGACCATGCACTTCGTGGCCATGCTCGGTTTCGCCGTCAGCGGCACCGACATCCGCTACGACGTTCCGCTGACCGTGCTCAGCCTCCTCGTCGCCATGGTGGTCGTCTGCGCCGGTGTCTTCGCCGTCGGCCACAGCCGTGACCGCACGCGCGCGTTGCTGCTCGGCGGGCTCACCACCGGTGTCGGCGTGGCGAGCATGCACTACCTGGGCATGGCCGCCGTCCGCCTGCACGGCGACGTCTCCTACGATCCGACCCTCGTCGCCGTCTCCGTCCTGATCGCCGTCGTCGCCGCGACCGCGGCCCTGTGGGCGGCGCTCAACATCAAGTCGCCGATCGCGGTCACCGTCGCCTCGCTCGTGATGGGGGCGGCGGTCAGCAGCATGCACTACACCGGCATGTTCGCGGTGAGTGTGCACGTCACACCGTCCGGCGCGGCGCTGCCCGGGGCCACGGCGATGCAGTTCATCTTCCCCCTCGCCGTCGGTCTCGGGTCCTACCTCTTCCTGACCTCGGCCTTCGTCGCGCTGTCGCCCACCACGGGGGAGCGCGAGGCGTCGGCCTCGGCCCAGCAGCCGGTGGAGAGCGGCGCCGGCCGCCGGCCGGCCCCGACCGCGTGA
- a CDS encoding alpha/beta hydrolase, whose translation MGHSLFVDLPGHGISDRPEEFVLAHRRPDPVARLVFTEANLDAFPPNAAGSADIASFTEEEYLDGGHARVLDRVGPLWAATMRLADPRALYRSAVALRRGSEPVVREILAGLDTVDRVHVQGGLSGALDGADALEEAGVRVVTVPGAGHNVVFDDADAFVRAVTATA comes from the coding sequence ATCGGCCACAGCCTGTTCGTCGACCTTCCCGGACACGGCATCAGCGACCGGCCGGAGGAGTTCGTCCTCGCCCACCGCCGGCCCGACCCGGTGGCACGGCTCGTCTTCACCGAGGCCAACCTCGACGCCTTCCCGCCGAACGCCGCGGGCAGCGCCGACATCGCCTCCTTCACGGAGGAGGAGTACCTCGACGGCGGCCACGCACGCGTGCTCGACCGGGTCGGTCCCCTGTGGGCCGCGACGATGCGCCTGGCCGACCCGCGTGCCCTGTACCGCAGCGCCGTCGCGCTCCGGCGCGGATCCGAGCCGGTCGTGCGAGAGATCCTGGCCGGGCTCGACACCGTCGACCGGGTCCATGTCCAGGGTGGACTCAGCGGCGCGCTCGACGGAGCGGACGCCCTGGAGGAGGCGGGCGTCCGTGTCGTGACGGTGCCGGGCGCCGGCCACAACGTCGTGTTCGACGACGCGGACGCGTTCGTGAGAGCGGTCACGGCGACCGCGTGA
- a CDS encoding GTP-binding protein, whose amino-acid sequence MVSEHSDATGGDTAPLALKILVAGGFGVGKTTLVGAVSEIKPLRTEELLSEAGQWVDDTDGVDQKVTTTVAMDFGRITIRSGLSLYLFGTPGQDRFWFLWDELSQGALGAVVLADTRRLEDCFPAVDYFEHRHIPFVVAVNCFTGARTYGAQDVSRALDLDGGTPVVLCDARDRDSGKEVLIRLVEYAGRMHTARLLDSVS is encoded by the coding sequence ATGGTCTCCGAGCACTCCGATGCCACAGGTGGCGACACGGCACCCCTGGCGTTGAAGATTCTGGTCGCCGGCGGGTTCGGCGTCGGCAAGACCACTCTGGTGGGCGCGGTCAGCGAGATCAAACCGCTGCGCACCGAGGAACTGCTGAGCGAGGCGGGCCAGTGGGTCGACGACACCGACGGAGTGGACCAGAAGGTCACGACGACCGTCGCCATGGACTTCGGCCGCATCACCATCCGCTCCGGCCTCTCCCTGTACCTCTTCGGCACCCCGGGCCAGGACCGCTTCTGGTTCCTGTGGGACGAGTTGTCGCAAGGGGCGCTGGGCGCGGTGGTCCTGGCCGACACCCGGCGCCTCGAGGACTGCTTCCCCGCCGTCGACTACTTCGAGCACCGGCACATCCCGTTCGTCGTCGCCGTCAACTGCTTCACGGGCGCCCGGACGTACGGCGCCCAGGACGTCTCGCGCGCCCTCGACCTCGACGGGGGCACCCCCGTCGTCCTGTGCGACGCCCGGGACCGCGACTCGGGGAAGGAGGTCCTGATCCGGCTCGTCGAGTACGCCGGACGGATGCACACCGCCCGGCTCCTCGACTCGGTGAGCTGA